In Mailhella massiliensis, a single genomic region encodes these proteins:
- the rfbD gene encoding dTDP-4-dehydrorhamnose reductase, which translates to MLLVTGANGQLGNELRLLLGEGAVYVDRAELDITDEEAVKAFFRERSFDFVINCAAWTAVDRAEDDADAAERVNVLGPRNLARYGRRVVQISTDYVFDGTSSRPYREEDVPKPVSVYGRTKLAGEKAVLEEAESAVIIRTAWMYSSFGANFVKTMLRLGAERESLGVVFDQAGTPTYAADLAAIIVTVLPQVRPGMKEVYHYSNEGVASWYDFACAIMEEAGLSCTVRPIESFEYPTKAVRPAYSVLNKAKIRRDFGLSIPHWRDGLRRCLDKMKV; encoded by the coding sequence ATGCTTCTAGTCACGGGGGCGAACGGTCAGCTCGGCAATGAGCTCCGGCTTCTTCTGGGCGAGGGGGCCGTGTATGTGGACAGGGCGGAGCTCGACATCACCGACGAGGAGGCCGTGAAGGCCTTTTTCAGGGAACGGAGCTTTGATTTCGTCATCAACTGCGCGGCCTGGACTGCGGTGGACAGAGCCGAGGACGATGCGGATGCTGCGGAAAGGGTGAACGTGCTCGGGCCGCGCAACCTTGCCCGTTACGGCCGCCGCGTGGTGCAGATTTCCACGGACTATGTGTTCGACGGCACTTCCAGCCGGCCCTACAGGGAAGAAGATGTTCCGAAACCGGTTTCCGTGTACGGCAGAACCAAGCTTGCCGGAGAAAAGGCCGTGCTTGAGGAGGCGGAAAGCGCCGTCATCATCCGTACGGCATGGATGTATTCTTCCTTCGGGGCGAATTTCGTCAAGACCATGCTCCGCCTGGGCGCGGAGCGCGAAAGCCTCGGCGTGGTGTTCGACCAGGCGGGCACGCCCACTTATGCGGCGGATCTTGCGGCCATTATCGTGACCGTATTGCCCCAGGTGCGGCCGGGCATGAAGGAAGTGTATCACTATTCCAACGAAGGCGTGGCGAGCTGGTACGATTTCGCCTGCGCCATCATGGAGGAAGCGGGCCTTTCCTGCACGGTTCGGCCCATAGAAAGTTTCGAATATCCCACGAAGGCGGTGCGCCCCGCCTACAGTGTGCTCAACAAGGCGAAAATCCGGCGGGACTTCGGTCTCTCCATTCCCCACTGGAGGGACGGCCTGAGGCGCTGCCTGGACAAGATGAAGGTCTGA
- a CDS encoding NAD-dependent epimerase/dehydratase family protein has product MKILVTGANGYIGAHVVSYLLEHTSHEVVAVDFADTWVDSRATFLSRNILADAENPSLYEELGRPEALIHLAWRNGFDHKAESHITDLPGHYLFLKNMIDAGTKSVSVMGSMHEVGYYEGVVTENTPCAPLSLYGIGKNALRQSLLLYAEGREVSVKWLRAYYILGDNARNKSIFSRILGWEKEGKKTFPFTRGTNKYDFISVEKLAEQIAEASVQNTVEGIINVCSGTPVALKDMVEKFIEENGLGIRPEYGVFPDRKYDSPAIWGDCSKINAILAGRG; this is encoded by the coding sequence ATGAAGATTCTTGTGACCGGCGCCAACGGCTATATCGGCGCGCATGTTGTTTCGTATCTGCTGGAGCACACTTCTCATGAGGTCGTGGCCGTGGATTTTGCCGATACATGGGTGGATTCGCGCGCGACGTTCCTTTCCCGGAACATTCTTGCCGATGCGGAGAATCCTTCGCTGTATGAGGAACTCGGCAGGCCTGAGGCGCTTATCCATCTTGCGTGGAGAAACGGCTTTGACCATAAGGCTGAATCTCATATTACCGACCTGCCCGGACATTATCTTTTCCTCAAAAATATGATTGATGCCGGGACGAAGTCTGTTTCTGTCATGGGAAGCATGCACGAGGTGGGCTACTATGAAGGCGTGGTAACGGAAAACACTCCCTGTGCGCCGCTTTCTCTGTACGGCATAGGAAAGAATGCTCTCCGTCAAAGTCTGCTGCTTTATGCGGAAGGTAGAGAGGTCAGCGTCAAGTGGCTGCGCGCGTATTACATTCTTGGAGACAATGCGCGCAACAAGTCCATTTTTTCGCGTATCCTTGGCTGGGAAAAGGAAGGAAAGAAGACGTTTCCCTTTACCCGGGGAACCAACAAGTATGACTTCATTTCCGTAGAAAAGCTTGCGGAGCAGATAGCGGAAGCCTCTGTACAGAATACTGTGGAAGGCATCATCAATGTTTGTTCCGGCACCCCTGTTGCACTCAAGGACATGGTGGAGAAATTCATAGAGGAGAACGGTCTCGGGATTCGTCCTGAGTATGGCGTTTTCCCCGACAGAAAGTACGATTCTCCGGCCATCTGGGGCGATTGCAGCAAGATTAACGCCATTCTTGCAGGAAGAGGATGA
- a CDS encoding thrombospondin type-1 domain-containing protein, giving the protein MPVQVRVSGSWKKQKHAYVRVSGAWKTALNTFVKVSGTWKKAYTYSYAYSDWSECSRGCGGGTQTRTASCRRSDGQTVSDSFCTAYGAKKGALSQACNTQDCYDGGEYTSNATFTAPHDGTYRFTVYGGGGGGGQGGSGYYNAQDGYVTAGGGGGGGGGGGYFTTKEQYLSAGQTVSLSIGGAGAANSGRGGTTSLGGSVSASAAGGYGGNAGGQGGGAGSSNHWGGGGGSGGGGSANGGNGNGGSSTWSSIRGQSISGGSGGGAGQGGRWGGTGGSGGGAGRTVDDVTAGSNGAAGSSGMVRVEYVS; this is encoded by the coding sequence ATGCCGGTACAGGTAAGGGTGAGCGGAAGCTGGAAAAAGCAGAAACATGCCTATGTGAGGGTATCGGGAGCGTGGAAAACGGCCCTGAATACCTTTGTGAAGGTATCGGGAACGTGGAAGAAGGCCTATACCTACAGCTATGCCTATTCGGATTGGAGCGAGTGCTCCCGGGGCTGCGGCGGGGGCACGCAGACGCGCACGGCCTCCTGCAGGCGTTCCGACGGGCAGACGGTTTCCGATTCCTTCTGCACGGCCTATGGGGCGAAGAAGGGCGCGCTTTCGCAGGCGTGCAATACGCAGGACTGCTACGACGGCGGGGAATATACATCCAATGCCACCTTCACCGCACCGCACGACGGCACCTACCGCTTCACGGTGTACGGGGGCGGAGGCGGGGGCGGCCAGGGCGGCAGCGGCTACTACAACGCCCAGGACGGCTATGTCACCGCCGGGGGCGGCGGAGGCGGCGGAGGCGGGGGCGGATATTTCACGACTAAGGAACAGTACCTTTCCGCCGGACAGACGGTTTCGCTTTCCATAGGCGGCGCAGGCGCGGCCAATTCCGGCCGGGGCGGTACAACCAGCCTGGGAGGGAGCGTTTCCGCTTCCGCCGCGGGCGGCTATGGAGGGAACGCGGGCGGCCAGGGCGGCGGAGCCGGGAGCAGCAATCACTGGGGAGGCGGAGGCGGCAGCGGAGGAGGAGGCTCCGCCAACGGCGGCAACGGCAACGGCGGTTCGTCCACCTGGTCGAGCATCAGAGGGCAGAGCATTTCCGGAGGTTCCGGCGGCGGAGCCGGACAGGGCGGCCGCTGGGGCGGCACGGGAGGCAGCGGCGGAGGCGCAGGCAGAACCGTTGACGACGTCACCGCAGGGAGCAACGGCGCCGCGGGTTCCTCCGGCATGGTACGGGTGGAATATGTGAGCTGA
- a CDS encoding glycosyltransferase family 2 protein — protein MSEQHIDMKKLEAVFGKETNIGKVFQLLETVCEADREESSFVRNYLPMVKETQQSEERVFLSVLTRTQGRRPQELRETLLCLSAQTDMDFEVLLVGHKVSENQEKEIRAIIDEQVESLKKRIRFLKLDHGNRTVPLNFGFAHARGEYTAILDDDDVVFADWVEQFHNAAKERPGTLLHTYAACQNWMKLNKGSFVGTVRACDSPKDIYCKPFLWPEQMHCNHCPPVGLAFPTAIFQQLGVMFDESLSTTEDWDYLQRVAMLAGVTDIKKVTCIYRWWVNTESSQTVHSKAEWNYNYELIQKKMCSLPMIFPEAGTRQLLEMFNPPSTVQEYIAEVGEDDFISNLHSRDVRKFIESYISNKVKKMMGKKPSQNIHFKELKRLVRMYIMKKLGKKHK, from the coding sequence ATGAGCGAACAGCATATCGATATGAAGAAGTTGGAAGCTGTATTCGGCAAGGAAACCAATATAGGCAAAGTCTTTCAGCTCCTCGAAACCGTCTGCGAAGCCGATCGGGAAGAAAGTTCTTTCGTCAGAAACTACCTTCCCATGGTGAAGGAGACGCAGCAGAGTGAAGAAAGGGTTTTTCTGTCCGTACTTACCCGTACGCAGGGACGCCGTCCGCAGGAGCTGAGAGAAACGCTTCTCTGTCTTTCCGCACAGACGGATATGGATTTTGAAGTTCTCCTTGTGGGGCATAAGGTCAGCGAAAATCAGGAAAAGGAGATCAGGGCCATTATCGACGAGCAGGTGGAGTCGCTTAAAAAGCGTATCAGGTTCCTCAAGCTGGATCACGGCAACAGAACCGTGCCGCTGAACTTCGGTTTCGCCCATGCCCGCGGAGAGTACACTGCCATTCTGGATGACGATGATGTGGTTTTCGCCGACTGGGTGGAGCAGTTCCACAACGCCGCCAAGGAACGGCCCGGTACGCTTCTGCACACCTATGCGGCCTGTCAGAACTGGATGAAGCTGAACAAGGGCAGCTTCGTCGGTACGGTTCGTGCCTGCGACAGTCCGAAGGACATATACTGCAAGCCGTTCTTGTGGCCGGAGCAGATGCACTGCAACCATTGTCCTCCTGTGGGGCTGGCCTTTCCTACCGCCATATTTCAGCAGCTGGGCGTCATGTTCGATGAATCCCTGTCGACGACGGAAGACTGGGATTATCTTCAGCGTGTCGCCATGCTTGCCGGTGTTACCGACATAAAGAAGGTGACGTGCATATATCGCTGGTGGGTGAATACGGAGTCTTCTCAGACCGTACACTCTAAGGCGGAGTGGAACTATAATTACGAACTTATTCAGAAAAAGATGTGCTCCTTGCCTATGATATTTCCGGAGGCGGGGACTAGGCAGCTTCTTGAAATGTTCAATCCTCCCAGTACTGTTCAGGAGTATATTGCTGAAGTGGGAGAAGATGATTTTATCAGCAATCTTCATTCCAGAGATGTACGCAAATTTATAGAATCCTATATCAGCAATAAGGTAAAGAAAATGATGGGGAAAAAACCGTCGCAAAATATTCACTTCAAAGAATTGAAGCGTCTTGTAAGAATGTATATAATGAAAAAACTTGGAAAGAAACATAAGTAA
- a CDS encoding glycosyltransferase family 2 protein, giving the protein MSSIQIQSVLYKNEKEALIRSLEAVENAVVNSRTSGIDAVSVRYGDASEQPLFSAEEIAALNERLPHVSLEYCFFGFNSGSARGHNLLGDGCSADYMQIMNPDVILAPRFFDEIMKPFRNPKVGMVEARQVPIEHPKEYDPETGETDWATTACAVFPTSLFHRLNGFDADTFFLYCDDLDFSWRVRLEGFIIIYQPAAMVFHSKHLSVTCGWCPTAAERYYSMEAALFMAYKWSNNERVEMLLNTWKHSSGDTRRVYQKFMELKESGKLPKQLDPQGKVAMFLGDYYSPNRYTL; this is encoded by the coding sequence ATGTCCTCCATACAGATTCAGAGTGTATTGTATAAAAATGAGAAAGAGGCGCTGATCCGTTCTCTGGAAGCGGTGGAGAATGCCGTCGTAAACAGCCGGACTTCGGGTATCGACGCCGTTTCCGTCCGGTATGGCGACGCTTCCGAGCAGCCTTTGTTCAGTGCGGAGGAAATCGCTGCCTTGAACGAACGGCTGCCGCATGTTTCGCTCGAGTACTGCTTTTTCGGTTTCAACAGCGGATCGGCGCGGGGGCACAACTTGCTTGGGGATGGGTGCTCTGCCGATTACATGCAGATCATGAACCCCGATGTGATTCTGGCTCCCAGATTTTTCGATGAAATCATGAAGCCTTTCCGCAACCCCAAAGTAGGCATGGTGGAGGCCCGTCAGGTTCCTATTGAACACCCCAAGGAATACGATCCCGAAACCGGAGAAACCGACTGGGCGACGACGGCGTGCGCTGTTTTTCCCACCTCTCTTTTCCACAGGCTCAACGGTTTCGATGCCGATACCTTCTTTCTGTATTGCGACGATCTTGACTTTTCTTGGCGTGTACGACTGGAAGGATTCATCATTATTTATCAGCCTGCTGCCATGGTATTCCACTCCAAGCATCTGTCTGTGACATGCGGCTGGTGCCCTACGGCGGCGGAAAGATATTACAGCATGGAAGCGGCGTTGTTCATGGCCTATAAATGGTCGAACAATGAGCGTGTGGAAATGCTGTTGAATACCTGGAAACATAGTTCCGGCGATACGCGGCGTGTGTATCAGAAGTTCATGGAACTCAAGGAAAGCGGGAAACTTCCGAAGCAGCTTGATCCCCAAGGCAAGGTCGCCATGTTCCTTGGTGATTACTATTCCCCGAACAGATATACCCTGTAG
- the rfbA gene encoding glucose-1-phosphate thymidylyltransferase RfbA, with product MKGILLAGGSGTRLYPLTRITSKQLLPVYDKPMIYYPLSTLMLFDIREILIISTPQDTPNIEALLGDGSQLGLKLSYRVQPEPGGIAQAFTLGADFVGEDDVCLILGDNIFYMGDQMKVYRRAVKQNTGVRATIFAYHVSDPERFGVVEFDENRRALSIEEKPEHPKSNYASVGLYFYPGDVCRKAATLRPSARGELEITDLNNMYLREGRMSVVPMGRGIVWLDAGTPDSLADATHFMQVIEKRQGLKIACVEEIAYRKGFIDDKGMNALIESMKKGAYREYCIKVFEESHELY from the coding sequence ATGAAAGGTATTCTTCTTGCCGGCGGAAGCGGCACGCGGCTGTATCCGTTGACCAGGATCACCTCGAAGCAGCTTCTGCCCGTGTACGACAAGCCCATGATCTACTACCCGCTGTCGACGCTCATGCTTTTCGACATCCGGGAAATACTCATCATATCCACCCCGCAGGACACGCCGAACATTGAAGCCCTGCTGGGCGACGGTTCGCAGCTCGGGCTGAAGCTTTCCTACAGGGTGCAGCCGGAACCCGGGGGGATAGCGCAGGCCTTCACGCTGGGCGCGGATTTTGTGGGAGAGGACGACGTGTGCCTCATTCTCGGCGACAACATCTTCTACATGGGCGACCAGATGAAGGTGTACCGCCGCGCGGTGAAGCAGAACACCGGGGTGCGCGCCACCATTTTCGCCTACCATGTTTCCGACCCCGAACGCTTCGGCGTGGTGGAGTTCGACGAGAACCGCCGCGCCCTGAGCATTGAGGAAAAGCCCGAGCATCCCAAGTCGAACTACGCCTCCGTGGGGCTGTACTTCTACCCCGGAGACGTGTGCCGGAAGGCCGCCACGCTCCGCCCCTCGGCGCGCGGCGAGCTGGAAATCACCGATCTCAACAACATGTACCTCAGGGAAGGCCGCATGAGCGTGGTCCCCATGGGGCGCGGCATCGTGTGGCTGGATGCGGGCACGCCCGATTCTCTGGCCGACGCCACGCACTTCATGCAGGTCATCGAAAAGCGTCAGGGCCTGAAGATTGCCTGCGTGGAGGAAATAGCCTACCGCAAGGGCTTCATCGACGACAAGGGCATGAACGCGCTTATCGAGAGCATGAAGAAGGGCGCATACCGCGAGTACTGCATCAAAGTTTTCGAGGAAAGCCATGAACTTTATTAA
- the rfbB gene encoding dTDP-glucose 4,6-dehydratase, producing MKSILVTGGAGFIGSNFVPYFCAKYPEYHVINLDKLTYAGNLDNVKECVSMPNYTFVQGDICDEALMEKLFTGYDIRGVVHFAAESHVDNSIKGPRAFMETNLMGTFTLIETARRHWMEGPGRVKAGYEDARFHHISTDEVYGTLGETGYFAETTPYAPNSPYSASKAGSDFIVRAYHHTYGMNVTTSNCSNNYGPKQHFEKFIPVIISRCLAEQPIPVYGNGANIRDWLYVLDHCKAIDLIFHKGRSGETYNIGGHNERDNLQILHTVCAILDERRPRADGAKYEDLMTFVADRPGHDRRYAIDPTKIVTELGWKPDENFESGIVKTVDWYLEKLG from the coding sequence ATGAAATCCATTCTCGTCACCGGCGGGGCCGGCTTCATCGGCTCCAACTTCGTGCCGTACTTCTGTGCCAAGTACCCTGAGTACCATGTGATCAACCTCGACAAGCTCACCTATGCGGGCAATCTGGACAATGTGAAGGAATGCGTGTCCATGCCCAACTACACCTTCGTGCAGGGAGACATCTGCGACGAAGCGCTCATGGAAAAGCTGTTTACCGGTTACGACATCAGGGGCGTGGTCCACTTTGCGGCGGAAAGCCATGTGGACAATTCCATCAAGGGCCCCCGCGCCTTCATGGAAACCAACCTCATGGGCACCTTCACGCTCATCGAAACGGCGCGCCGCCACTGGATGGAAGGCCCGGGCAGGGTGAAGGCGGGGTATGAGGATGCGCGCTTCCATCATATTTCCACCGACGAGGTGTACGGCACCCTGGGCGAAACCGGCTACTTTGCCGAAACCACGCCCTATGCGCCCAATTCCCCGTATTCGGCGAGCAAGGCCGGGTCGGATTTCATCGTGCGCGCCTATCATCATACCTACGGTATGAACGTGACCACCTCCAACTGTTCCAACAACTACGGCCCCAAGCAGCACTTTGAGAAGTTCATTCCGGTCATCATTTCCCGGTGTCTGGCCGAACAGCCCATTCCCGTGTACGGCAACGGCGCGAACATCCGCGACTGGCTCTATGTGCTCGACCACTGCAAGGCCATCGACCTCATCTTCCACAAGGGCAGAAGCGGGGAAACCTACAATATCGGCGGCCACAACGAACGCGACAATCTCCAGATTCTGCACACCGTGTGCGCCATTCTGGACGAACGGCGTCCGCGTGCCGACGGCGCGAAATATGAAGACCTCATGACCTTTGTGGCCGATCGCCCGGGGCACGACCGCCGCTACGCCATCGACCCCACCAAGATCGTCACGGAACTGGGGTGGAAGCCCGATGAAAACTTCGAGTCCGGCATCGTGAAGACGGTGGACTGGTATCTGGAGAAACTGGGATAA
- the rfbC gene encoding dTDP-4-dehydrorhamnose 3,5-epimerase produces MNFIKTALEGVFIIEPRVFTDNRGYFFESYSKAAFEAAGLFYDFVQDNQSKSSYGTVRGLHFQKGEHAQAKLVRVLEGAVLDVAVDLRRASPTYGQHVAVELSAENNRQLMIPRGFAHGFSVLSEVAVFAYKCDNLYCRESEGGIRFDDPTLAIDWRIDMAKALTSDKDRQHPYFAEFETCF; encoded by the coding sequence ATGAACTTTATTAAAACGGCCCTTGAGGGCGTCTTCATCATAGAACCCAGAGTCTTCACCGACAACCGCGGCTACTTTTTCGAAAGCTACAGCAAGGCCGCGTTCGAGGCTGCCGGCCTTTTCTACGACTTCGTGCAGGACAATCAGTCGAAATCCTCCTACGGCACGGTGCGCGGCCTGCATTTTCAGAAGGGCGAGCATGCCCAGGCCAAGCTGGTGCGCGTGCTGGAAGGCGCGGTGCTCGACGTGGCCGTGGACCTTCGGCGCGCCTCTCCCACCTACGGGCAGCATGTGGCGGTGGAGCTTTCGGCGGAGAACAACCGCCAGCTCATGATTCCGCGCGGCTTTGCCCACGGCTTTTCCGTGCTGAGCGAGGTGGCGGTGTTCGCCTACAAGTGCGACAACCTGTACTGCAGAGAATCCGAGGGCGGCATACGCTTCGACGATCCCACGCTGGCCATAGACTGGCGCATCGACATGGCAAAGGCCCTTACCTCGGACAAGGACAGACAGCATCCTTATTTTGCAGAGTTTGAAACATGCTTCTAG